The DNA window CGCGCGCGCGAAGGGCTATCAAGCCCAGGTGTCCGCGCTCGGATCCACCGCGACGGCGCTCGTCAACGTGATCGGATCGCTCTCCGAGGGGCACGCCAAGTTCGTGCCCGACATACTGGTCACGGGCAGCGGCAACGGCGGCTCCGCCATCGACGGCCTAGCGGCGACGGCCATGCGCTTCCTTAGCGGCCCCGGCACGGCTTCCTCCGCATCTGGCAGCGCGAGTCCGCCCGCGGCCTCGGCGGCTCCTCCAGCCTCGCCCGGCGGCGCGGGACACAAGAGTAAGAGCGACGTTTAGCCCCGGCCAGTCGCTCGGTGGCCCATCGCCGTACCACAGGCGGCAGTGGACGTGCCCCGAGTGCGGGATTGAGCATGACCGCGACGTGAACGCGGCCATCAACATGCGGCAAGAGGGGCTGAGGATTTCGGAACTACCGCGAGGTCCGCGGGAAGTCATGCGCGTGGAGGGCGAAACCCCCCTGCCGCGGCGGCGCGTGCCGCTTGCGTCGGGGCGCTCTAAGAAGCGCGAATCGCAGGAGTGCGAGGCCCGGGCCAAATGCTAAACCCGGACCGAGACTCAGAGGAGGCGAAGACCGACGCTATCCGGTTCCGAGCTGCGGGATCCCGATGGCAACCCTCTGCGAGTCGTCGAGCGCCACTGGGCCGCGGCGGCAGGCGGGGGCCGCTGCCACGAGGTCGTTTGGCGCGAGGCACGGCCGGTACTGATCGATGGCTATGGAGCCACGCGGACGCCCAACACGACCCTCTCTCCGGCTACGCCCTTGAGGCGGAAAACGATGCTGCTGCCCATGACTTGCCCATCGCCGGCAACGATCCGGACGAAGCTGCCAGTGGGGCCGATTGTGACCCGCCAGAGGCCGGGAACGCCCGCGCCATCGACGATTTGCATCTCAATCCTGTTCTCGCCCGCGGCCCCCGCGAGGGTCCCCCCCCCGCGTCCGGCTTCGAGATAGACGAGGGCGCTGCCATTGGCGATCAACTGTCCACGGCCACCCCGGAGAAGGAGCTCGCTTTGCCAGAGCAGGCTGCGCGGCTCCGACGCGCGCAATCCCAGCAGTGTCGTTTGCGGGAGGGTGATGCTGGTGGGCGGCAGTGTGATCGTAGTCGGAATGGTGATCGTGGGCGGCAGCGTGATCGTGATCGGGGGAAGAGTCACGCTTGTCGGCGGCGGCATTAGGGTGGTCGTCGTGGTCGCCCCCGGACGCGTCGTGGGCGCCGGCCCCGCCACGGTAGTCTGTGGAGGGTTGGTAGCGGGAGGGCGCGTCGTATCGGTGCCTCCCCCTCCCCCGACGGCCACCGCGCTCCCTACCGCCACGGCTCCGCCGACGACGGCAGCCGTAGTCAGGGCGGCCGAGGTTCCGGCCCCGAGGATCCCCGCCGCCGCGAAGCCGCTCGGGACGACTGCGGCGCCGCCAACCCTGACAGCCGCCTTTTTCAGGAACGGGGCGCAGCCGTCGTCGGTCGGCACGACGGCCGGGTCATAGATCGGGGACTGGACCGCGTTGAAAGACTTGTCAATCACCTCGACGTAGTAGTCGAACTTTTGGAGCTGGCTCGTGGGCTTGGGGAGAATCGCCGAGTAGCACTCGCTCTCCGGCGACATCTCCACGTAATACCAGCTGGCGCCCCGGCCGCGGAAATAGACGCGTGCGCGGCCTACCTCAACCGCGGGCTGAAAGCAGGCCTCGAACCGCGGGTAGCCCTTGGCGACAATGCAGTGGACGGGCGTGTGCTCGATGAAGAGCGGTTCAGCGGCACACAGAACCGCCGGCATGAGTGCGGCGAGGGTCGCCGCGAGCGGTCGCCACGCGGAGGGATAAAGCACGCAAGTCCACCCCTGGTTCCAAAGTAAAACCGCGCCGGGGTTCGTGCAAGTCAGGGAGGACGGTCCCCTTCCTCTGAATTCTCTACCCCACTCGGTCCCGAGAGTTGTCGTTGGTGTGACGCAAACCACCAGCCATCAATGCGTTACGTGGCGTGGTCCCGACGCGGCGCGCTCCCCCGGAATGGAACGACGCCGGCGGAAAAGCAGGCTCTCCCCGACGACGAATTCATCCGTTCCCCTAGCCTCGTTTGAGAGTTATTCGATGGTCAGGACGGCCCGGGCCGGATCCGGCGCCCCCAGTGCGACGGCCAGAGCCCCTGGCGATGCCCCCCCTACCGTGAGACGGAACTCGCCGACGCCGCCGGTCTCGTTCCCGGCCTCATCCACCACTGTGAGCAACGAGGGCTCGATCGAAAACTCGACACTCGTGGCGGCACCCGGGGCCAGGCTAACGCGCTTGACGGCCTTGAGAGCCGCCAGGGGCACGCGGCCAGAAGCCGAGAGGGGGGTCACGTAGAGCTGCACCACTTCATCGGCCGCCATAGCGCCCGCATTCGTCACCCGCACGCGGGCGGAGACCTTCTCGCCCCGCCTCGCCCGGGGCTTCGAGAGCTCGAGGGGACCGTAACCGAAGCGGGTGTAAGTCAAGCCGAAGCCGAACGGGTAGAGTGGCTTTGCCGTCATGTAGCGGTAGGTCCGCCCGACCATCGAGTAGTCTTCGAAGGGCGGGAGCTGGTCCACCGATCTCGGGAACGTGATCGGCAAACGGCCCGAGGGAGCCGCGTCCCCGAACAGCACGTCGGCTACCGCGCGGCCACCCTCTTGCCCGGGGTACCAGACGAATAGGAGCGCGTCCGCCATGTCATCGACTTCGGGGCTCGCGATCGGGCTGCCACCCATCATCACCACGACGAGCTTCTTTGCCGCTACCCTCAGGGCACGCAGGAACTCCACCTGATTGGGGGGCAGCCGCAGATCAAGACGGTCGCCCTTCGTTGGCGAGGCGATAGCCGCGCCCTCTTCACCCTCGATCAGGTTCGAGAGGCCCATCACCGCGATGGTTACATCGGCTTCCTGGGCGTAGCGGTAGGAGCCAGGTGAGAACGGGTCCGCGTTGGGCCGGTCGGGCAGGCAGCCGGCGCGGAACTCCACCGAGGTGGCGGACGAGACCTTGCCCACGATCCCCTGGAGCACCGTCGACATGTCCTCATTCAGGCCGTAGTAGTTCCCGAGCAGCACCGCCGCATCGGCCGCATAGGGGCCGGTGACGAATAGCTTGCGAAGATCCTTCCGCAAGGGAAGGGCGGCGTCCCTGTTCTTGAGCAGCACTAGGGACTTCACCGCGGCCTCGCGGGCCAGTCGACGATGCTCGGAGGAGGCGATGGCGCTCTCCGGCACATGTGCAAACGCCTGGCGGTCCTCGGGGTCGAAGAACCCGAGCCGGAACTTCGTGCGCAGCAAATGACCAAGGGCCTTGTCGACCTGCTCCTCGGTCACCAGGCCTCTCTTCACCGCTTCCATCAGGGGGCTGTAGTCTGTACAGGCCAGATCGGTCCCCTGGCCCAATGCGAGCGCAGCCGATTCCGCCGCGTCCTTGGTCACTTTGTGGTTCTTGTCGAAGTCGGGGATGGCTCCGCAGTCCGAGACGACGTGGCCCTTGAAGCCCCAGCGGCCCCTCAGGGTGTCGACGAGAAGGGCCTTGCTACCACAGCAGGGCTCGCCGTTCGTACGGTTGTACGCGCACATCACCGCTTCCACTCCCGCGTCCACGAGGGCCTTGAAGGCCGGCAAGTACGTCTCGTTCATGTCCTTCGGGCCAGCCACGGCGTTGAAGGAGTGCCGCTCACCCTCCGGGCCGCTGTGCACGGCGAAGTGCTTCGCGCACGCAGCGGCCTTGATCCGGTCGGGATCCGGCCCCTGAAGGCCCTTGACGAAGGCCACGCCCAGAGCGGCAGTCAGGAATGGGTCCTCGCCATAGGTCTCCTGGCCGCGCCCCCAGCGGGGATCGCGGAAGATGTTGATGTTCGGCGTCCAAAAGGTCAGGCCGCGGTAGCGGTCCCGGTACCCGGCCCGTACCGCAGCATGGTGCTTGGCCCGAGCCTCGTCCGCGATCGCTTCCGCCACCCGACCCATGAGCTCGGCGTCGAAGGTGGCGGCAAGGCCGATGGCTTGCGGGAACACAGTGGCGCGTCCACCCCGGGCCA is part of the Vicinamibacteria bacterium genome and encodes:
- a CDS encoding glycoside hydrolase family 3 C-terminal domain-containing protein, whose protein sequence is MLHRVALFVVCVGGLAGPVAAGEQASYLDPDRPIEVRIKDLVARMTLEEKIGQLSSSAPAIPRLSVPAYDWWNESLHGVARGGRATVFPQAIGLAATFDAELMGRVAEAIADEARAKHHAAVRAGYRDRYRGLTFWTPNINIFRDPRWGRGQETYGEDPFLTAALGVAFVKGLQGPDPDRIKAAACAKHFAVHSGPEGERHSFNAVAGPKDMNETYLPAFKALVDAGVEAVMCAYNRTNGEPCCGSKALLVDTLRGRWGFKGHVVSDCGAIPDFDKNHKVTKDAAESAALALGQGTDLACTDYSPLMEAVKRGLVTEEQVDKALGHLLRTKFRLGFFDPEDRQAFAHVPESAIASSEHRRLAREAAVKSLVLLKNRDAALPLRKDLRKLFVTGPYAADAAVLLGNYYGLNEDMSTVLQGIVGKVSSATSVEFRAGCLPDRPNADPFSPGSYRYAQEADVTIAVMGLSNLIEGEEGAAIASPTKGDRLDLRLPPNQVEFLRALRVAAKKLVVVMMGGSPIASPEVDDMADALLFVWYPGQEGGRAVADVLFGDAAPSGRLPITFPRSVDQLPPFEDYSMVGRTYRYMTAKPLYPFGFGLTYTRFGYGPLELSKPRARRGEKVSARVRVTNAGAMAADEVVQLYVTPLSASGRVPLAALKAVKRVSLAPGAATSVEFSIEPSLLTVVDEAGNETGGVGEFRLTVGGASPGALAVALGAPDPARAVLTIE